In one Aromatoleum aromaticum EbN1 genomic region, the following are encoded:
- the lolA gene encoding outer membrane lipoprotein chaperone LolA, producing MRHRGMGPAAFTARMLLCAAAAWISSGAAAAASGVEQLREFVDTARSAQGEFEQTVSSASGRRAQQASGSFVFLRPGKFRWSYDKPYPQLLVSDGEKLWSWDRDLNQVTVKRLGDALGSTPAAILAGSGTLDRDFDLAEAGSGDGLDWVLATPKHAESSFQSIRLGLAGELLKRMELQDNFGQTTMIVFTSLEPNARPDPSLFRFVPPAGADVIGD from the coding sequence ATGAGACATCGGGGCATGGGTCCGGCAGCGTTCACGGCCCGCATGCTGCTGTGCGCGGCAGCCGCCTGGATATCATCGGGAGCGGCGGCAGCGGCGAGCGGCGTCGAGCAGCTGCGCGAGTTCGTCGACACCGCGCGCAGCGCGCAGGGCGAATTCGAACAGACCGTGTCGTCCGCGTCGGGGCGCCGGGCGCAGCAGGCGAGCGGCAGCTTCGTGTTCCTGCGGCCCGGCAAATTCCGCTGGAGCTACGACAAGCCGTATCCGCAGCTGCTCGTCAGCGACGGCGAGAAACTGTGGTCGTGGGACCGGGATCTGAACCAGGTCACCGTGAAGCGCCTCGGCGACGCGCTCGGGAGCACGCCGGCCGCGATCCTGGCGGGCAGCGGCACGCTGGACCGCGACTTCGATCTCGCCGAAGCGGGCTCGGGCGACGGGCTCGACTGGGTCCTGGCGACACCGAAGCACGCGGAAAGCAGTTTCCAGTCGATACGCCTGGGCCTCGCGGGGGAGCTGTTGAAGCGCATGGAGTTGCAGGACAACTTCGGCCAGACGACGATGATCGTGTTCACGTCGCTTGAACCGAACGCGCGTCCCGATCCGTCGCTGTTCCGTTTCGTCCCGCCCGCGGGCGCCGACGTCATCGGCGACTGA
- a CDS encoding Crp/Fnr family transcriptional regulator, with translation MTQPTAVSTTALKTFSLFQGLSDDTLATVSRLAMMRRIPRGQSVVHAGERCDFVYLVLTGSLKVVVSDEDGREVILTILGQGELFGEMSMFGEQPRSATVVAVMPSDLVMIAKNDFRTILQGNFEVAWRIMANLADRLRSADRKIESLALMDVYGRVARLLLEMSEEVNGAVVVVRKITKQDIAKMIGASREMVSRVMKDLAAQGLIEETGAGIVLRDRLQSV, from the coding sequence ATGACACAGCCCACCGCGGTTTCCACCACCGCCTTGAAGACCTTCTCGCTGTTTCAGGGCTTGTCCGACGACACCCTGGCCACGGTTTCCCGCTTGGCGATGATGCGCCGCATCCCGCGCGGGCAGAGCGTGGTGCATGCAGGCGAGCGCTGCGATTTTGTCTACCTGGTCCTGACGGGGAGCCTCAAGGTCGTCGTCAGCGACGAAGATGGCCGTGAGGTGATCCTGACGATTCTGGGGCAGGGCGAACTGTTCGGCGAGATGAGCATGTTCGGCGAGCAGCCGCGCTCGGCGACCGTCGTCGCGGTGATGCCTTCCGACCTCGTGATGATCGCGAAGAACGATTTTCGCACGATCCTGCAGGGCAACTTCGAAGTGGCCTGGCGCATCATGGCCAACCTCGCCGACCGCCTGCGCAGTGCCGATCGCAAGATCGAGAGCCTCGCGCTGATGGACGTCTACGGCCGCGTCGCGCGCCTGTTGCTCGAAATGTCGGAGGAAGTGAACGGGGCGGTGGTGGTGGTGCGCAAGATCACGAAGCAGGACATCGCGAAAATGATCGGGGCGTCGCGCGAGATGGTCAGCAGGGTCATGAAGGACCTCGCGGCGCAGGGGCTTATCGAGGAAACCGGCGCCGGCATCGTGCTGCGCGATCGCCTGCAGAGCGTCTGA
- a CDS encoding DNA translocase FtsK — MSSRLSSRSQPLPEKISLLLQEARWLILGVMSLYVGLVLLGYSKADPGWSHAAEVSRIANPGGRFGAWLADLLYYLFGVSAWWWVVFLGYGLVWGFRRLKHDLRLDRRSFFIVLVGFFVVLVASSALESLRFHSHGASIPLAPGGLIGMELGAAVQRYLGFTGGTLLLLALFASGLSLFSGISWLSLVERIGTSVERGCSTLRQAWRGRTERKAAQPVAQKGDALGEPKRRKAEAAPSRSVRIEPARIEPAMVDTPKPERVEKGRQQPLFVDLPAGSMPPLALLDQPSADVEPPSAELLESTSRLIEAKLADFGVEVKVLAAYPGPVVTRYEIEPATGVKGSQVVNLAKDLSRALSLVSIRVVETVPGKSCMALELPNPKRQMVRLSEILGSKAYQDMHSTLTVALGKDIGGQPVVADLAKMPHLLVAGTTGSGKSVGINAMILSLLYKAEPEKVRLIMVDPKMLELSIYEGIPHLLAPVVTDMKHAANALNWCVVEMDKRYKLMAAVGVRNLAGFNKAVTDAAKAEKPLTNPFAINPDNPEPLETLPHIVVVVDELADMMMVVGKKVEELIARLAQKARAAGIHLILATQRPSVDVITGLIKANVPTRIAFQVSSKIDSRTILDQMGAEALLGMGDMLYLAPGTGLPVRVHGAFVADDEVHKVVDHLKHSGPPDYVEGILSAAEEEADGALGGGDSGDGEADPLYDQAVEIVVKTRRPSISLVQRHLRIGYNRAARLIEQMERSGLVSTMGSNGNREVIAPVKETE; from the coding sequence ATGTCGTCCCGCCTGTCCTCACGTTCCCAACCTTTGCCGGAAAAGATCTCGCTGCTGTTGCAGGAAGCCCGCTGGCTGATTCTCGGCGTGATGTCGCTGTACGTCGGCCTCGTGCTGCTCGGCTACAGCAAGGCCGATCCGGGCTGGTCGCACGCCGCCGAAGTGTCGCGTATCGCCAACCCGGGCGGGCGCTTTGGCGCGTGGCTCGCGGATCTGCTGTATTACCTGTTCGGCGTGTCCGCGTGGTGGTGGGTGGTTTTTCTCGGCTACGGGCTGGTGTGGGGCTTTCGCCGGCTGAAGCATGACCTGCGCCTCGACAGGCGGTCGTTCTTCATCGTTCTGGTGGGTTTCTTCGTCGTGCTGGTCGCGAGCAGCGCGCTCGAGTCGCTGCGTTTTCACTCGCACGGCGCAAGCATTCCGCTGGCGCCCGGCGGCCTCATCGGCATGGAACTCGGCGCCGCGGTGCAGCGTTATCTCGGCTTTACGGGCGGCACCCTGCTGCTGTTGGCGCTGTTCGCGTCCGGATTGAGTCTTTTCTCCGGGATCTCGTGGCTGTCGCTCGTCGAGCGGATCGGCACTTCGGTCGAACGCGGGTGCAGCACGCTTCGGCAGGCATGGCGTGGCCGAACCGAGCGCAAGGCGGCGCAACCGGTCGCGCAGAAGGGCGACGCGCTTGGCGAGCCGAAGCGGCGCAAAGCCGAAGCGGCACCGTCCCGGTCCGTGCGCATCGAGCCGGCGCGGATCGAGCCTGCGATGGTCGACACGCCGAAACCGGAGCGCGTCGAGAAGGGCCGGCAGCAGCCGCTCTTCGTCGATCTGCCGGCCGGATCGATGCCGCCGCTCGCGCTGCTGGATCAACCGTCTGCCGACGTCGAGCCGCCGTCAGCCGAATTGCTGGAATCGACATCGCGGTTGATCGAAGCGAAACTTGCGGATTTCGGCGTCGAGGTGAAAGTGCTGGCGGCCTATCCCGGGCCGGTCGTGACGCGCTACGAAATCGAGCCGGCGACCGGCGTCAAGGGCAGCCAGGTGGTCAATCTGGCGAAAGATCTTTCGCGCGCGCTGTCGCTGGTGTCGATCCGCGTCGTCGAGACGGTGCCCGGCAAGTCGTGCATGGCGCTGGAGCTGCCGAACCCGAAACGGCAGATGGTGCGCCTGTCCGAAATCCTGGGCTCGAAGGCGTATCAGGACATGCATTCGACACTGACGGTCGCGCTCGGCAAGGATATCGGCGGGCAGCCGGTCGTCGCAGACCTCGCGAAGATGCCGCATCTGCTCGTCGCCGGCACGACCGGCTCGGGCAAGTCGGTCGGCATCAACGCGATGATCCTGTCGCTGCTGTACAAGGCCGAGCCCGAGAAGGTACGGCTGATCATGGTCGACCCGAAGATGCTGGAATTGTCGATCTACGAGGGCATCCCGCACCTGCTGGCGCCGGTCGTCACCGACATGAAGCACGCGGCGAACGCGCTGAACTGGTGCGTCGTCGAGATGGACAAGCGCTACAAGCTGATGGCGGCAGTCGGTGTGCGCAACCTCGCCGGCTTCAACAAGGCCGTCACCGACGCAGCGAAAGCCGAGAAACCGCTGACGAACCCCTTCGCGATCAACCCGGACAACCCGGAGCCGCTCGAGACGCTGCCGCACATCGTCGTCGTCGTCGACGAGCTCGCCGACATGATGATGGTCGTCGGCAAGAAGGTCGAGGAGCTGATCGCGCGGCTTGCACAGAAGGCGCGCGCGGCGGGCATCCACCTGATTCTCGCGACGCAGCGCCCGTCGGTGGACGTCATCACCGGCCTGATCAAGGCGAACGTGCCGACGCGCATCGCGTTCCAGGTGTCGAGCAAGATCGACTCGCGCACGATCCTCGACCAGATGGGCGCGGAAGCCTTGCTCGGTATGGGCGACATGCTTTACCTCGCGCCCGGCACCGGCCTGCCGGTGCGGGTGCACGGCGCGTTCGTCGCCGACGACGAGGTGCACAAGGTCGTCGACCATCTCAAGCACAGCGGTCCGCCGGATTATGTCGAAGGGATTCTTTCGGCCGCCGAGGAGGAGGCTGACGGCGCGCTCGGCGGCGGAGACAGCGGCGATGGCGAGGCCGATCCGCTCTATGACCAGGCCGTGGAGATTGTCGTCAAGACGCGGCGACCGTCGATTTCGCTCGTGCAGCGACATTTGCGCATTGGCTACAACCGCGCCGCACGATTGATCGAACAGATGGAACGTTCCGGCCTGGTATCGACGATGGGCAGCAACGGCAATCGCGAAGTGATTGCGCCGGTGAAGGAGACCGAATGA
- a CDS encoding replication-associated recombination protein A, with translation MADLFDDVEPPRVPLAERMRPTTLAEVAGQRHLLGPGKPLRLAFESGKLHSMILWGPPGVGKTTLARLMAQAFDAEFIALSAVFSGVKDIREAVAHAQTEKARGRHTILFVDEVHRFNKAQQDAFLPYVEQGVVTLIGATTENPSFEVNSALLSRAAVYVLEPLDDEAQGELFERARLLACPQLEFAPAARERMIGFADGDARRLMNLIEQVQVAAETAGVVTVTPEFVDEALSTRLRRFDKGGEAFYDQISALHKSVRGSNPDAALYWLCRMLDGGADALYLGRRLIRMATEDIGLADPRALEIALNACATYERLGSPEGELALAEATVFLACAAKSNAVYKAYNAARKHVAQDVSRPVPLHLRNAPTRLMKELGHGKAYRYAHDEPEAYAAGENYLPDGMKAPGWYRPTQYGLEARIAAKLEHLRELDNQAATRVPKDASRDAD, from the coding sequence ATGGCGGACCTTTTCGACGACGTCGAGCCGCCGCGCGTACCGCTCGCGGAGCGGATGCGCCCGACGACGCTCGCCGAGGTCGCCGGCCAGCGCCACCTGCTCGGTCCCGGCAAGCCGCTGCGGCTCGCCTTCGAATCCGGCAAGCTGCATTCGATGATCCTGTGGGGACCTCCGGGTGTCGGCAAGACGACGCTTGCACGCCTGATGGCGCAGGCTTTCGATGCGGAATTCATCGCACTGTCGGCGGTGTTCTCCGGAGTCAAGGACATTCGCGAAGCGGTCGCGCACGCGCAGACTGAAAAGGCGCGCGGACGCCACACGATCCTGTTCGTCGATGAGGTGCATCGCTTCAACAAGGCGCAGCAGGATGCGTTTCTGCCTTACGTCGAGCAAGGCGTCGTGACGCTGATCGGCGCGACGACCGAGAATCCGTCGTTCGAAGTCAATTCGGCGTTGCTGTCGCGCGCGGCAGTCTACGTGCTCGAACCCCTCGACGACGAAGCGCAGGGCGAACTGTTCGAACGCGCCCGTCTGCTGGCGTGTCCGCAACTGGAATTTGCGCCCGCCGCGCGCGAGCGCATGATCGGTTTTGCCGACGGTGACGCACGGCGCCTGATGAACCTCATCGAGCAGGTTCAGGTCGCCGCCGAAACCGCAGGCGTGGTGACGGTGACGCCCGAGTTTGTCGACGAAGCGCTATCGACTCGCCTGCGACGCTTTGACAAGGGAGGCGAAGCGTTCTACGACCAGATATCTGCACTGCACAAATCGGTGCGGGGTTCGAATCCGGATGCCGCTCTTTATTGGCTGTGCCGGATGCTGGACGGGGGGGCGGATGCCCTCTATCTCGGACGGCGCCTGATCCGCATGGCGACCGAGGACATCGGGCTCGCCGATCCGCGCGCACTCGAAATCGCGTTGAACGCCTGTGCGACGTACGAACGGCTGGGGTCTCCCGAAGGTGAACTGGCCCTCGCCGAGGCAACGGTCTTCCTGGCCTGCGCGGCGAAATCCAACGCAGTCTACAAAGCCTATAATGCCGCACGCAAACACGTCGCCCAGGACGTCTCGCGTCCGGTGCCGCTGCATCTGCGCAACGCTCCGACCCGCCTGATGAAGGAACTGGGCCATGGCAAGGCTTATCGCTATGCGCATGACGAACCCGAGGCTTATGCCGCCGGCGAAAACTACCTGCCCGACGGCATGAAGGCGCCCGGATGGTATCGCCCGACGCAGTACGGACTGGAAGCGCGGATCGCGGCAAAGCTCGAGCATCTGCGCGAGCTCGACAACCAAGCGGCTACGCGCGTCCCGAAGGACGCGAGTCGAGACGCGGATTGA